From Candidatus Rubrimentiphilum sp., one genomic window encodes:
- a CDS encoding glycosyltransferase yields MRLSVIIATKDRAEYLDRALESLGKQVAAPSFEVIVVDNGSTDATPQIVERARGHYPFDVVYVFEEGPNRGAARNRGIAVANGYLVVFCDDDVYAPPGWLAAHEAAHERTNLIVNGPIVNVPSYHERPKPVLANYSRAALCTCNVSIPRNALRAVGGFDEQFHLYGWEDTELGVRLRRAGLKSKFAWNAYIWHIKPPSDVTLESEMRKALEKARMAARFVRKDSSVRVRSATGAHPINLLRAKVLERLLPWYAGAATDDRLPAPARALARSQLLDGIYTVELARALNSKS; encoded by the coding sequence ATGCGGCTCTCAGTCATCATCGCCACCAAGGATCGCGCGGAGTATCTGGATCGCGCGCTCGAATCGCTCGGCAAACAGGTCGCCGCGCCTTCATTTGAAGTGATCGTCGTCGATAACGGTTCGACGGATGCCACTCCGCAAATCGTGGAGCGCGCGCGCGGCCACTATCCGTTCGACGTTGTCTATGTTTTCGAAGAGGGACCAAACCGCGGCGCGGCGCGTAACCGTGGGATCGCCGTCGCGAACGGTTACCTGGTCGTGTTCTGCGATGACGACGTGTACGCGCCGCCCGGCTGGCTGGCCGCGCACGAGGCGGCGCACGAACGGACCAACCTCATCGTCAACGGGCCGATCGTGAACGTTCCCTCGTATCACGAACGCCCGAAACCCGTTCTGGCGAATTATTCGCGCGCGGCGCTCTGCACGTGCAACGTGTCGATTCCGCGAAACGCACTACGCGCAGTGGGCGGCTTCGACGAACAGTTTCACCTCTACGGCTGGGAGGACACCGAACTCGGCGTGCGCCTGCGCCGCGCCGGACTCAAATCGAAGTTTGCGTGGAACGCGTATATCTGGCACATCAAGCCCCCGAGCGACGTGACGCTGGAATCCGAAATGCGCAAGGCGCTGGAAAAGGCCCGTATGGCCGCGCGGTTCGTGCGCAAGGATTCGAGTGTGCGCGTGCGATCGGCAACCGGCGCGCACCCGATCAACTTGTTGCGCGCGAAAGTGCTCGAGCGGCTCTTGCCGTGGTACGCGGGCGCGGCCACCGACGATCGGCTGCCGGCGCCGGCGCGCGCGCTCGCGCGTTCGCAATTGCTCGACGGCATCTACACTGTGGAGTTAGCGCGCGCGCTGAATTCGAAGTCATGA
- a CDS encoding glycosyltransferase family 9 protein, which yields MNRRALIYCAGGGIGDSLMASVLAQALRPHFGAVDALTLPSHRQALERVPELDAVLVDDGRDERALADELAKREYEAAIVTWATPHTARVPQLAKIPVRVGQANRLYSWRFTHKVAVRSERGDVTTHWSQILMDYARAIDCDAPGAMVHFEPNAADEGEAEALCAELGLATGGFAIVHPANAVASERGIWPLEGWSALVREIGARYNIPVLVSGSEDDRDIVEGVVARGGGFSIAGKTSIGSFGALSRRAAFFAGITTGAMHVAAACGCPTAGIYPFQTDTPDRWAPLGARTAIVRASYPCPPGERKETCPDYACVAHLDVSRIISAIDSLLNVPA from the coding sequence ATGAACCGGCGGGCGTTGATCTACTGCGCGGGCGGTGGCATTGGCGATTCGCTGATGGCATCCGTGTTGGCGCAGGCGTTGAGGCCGCATTTCGGCGCCGTCGATGCGTTGACGCTGCCCTCGCACCGGCAAGCGCTCGAGCGCGTTCCGGAATTAGATGCGGTGCTCGTGGATGACGGACGCGACGAACGCGCGTTGGCTGATGAATTAGCGAAGCGCGAGTACGAGGCGGCGATTGTCACGTGGGCAACCCCGCATACCGCCCGCGTTCCGCAGTTGGCCAAGATTCCCGTGCGCGTTGGGCAAGCCAATCGCCTGTACTCGTGGCGATTCACGCACAAAGTTGCCGTACGCAGCGAGCGTGGCGATGTTACGACGCACTGGTCGCAGATTTTGATGGATTACGCGCGCGCGATCGACTGTGACGCGCCCGGTGCGATGGTGCATTTCGAGCCGAACGCGGCCGACGAAGGCGAAGCCGAGGCGCTCTGCGCCGAGCTCGGCCTGGCAACCGGTGGTTTTGCAATTGTTCACCCTGCCAACGCGGTCGCGAGCGAGCGCGGAATCTGGCCGCTGGAAGGCTGGAGCGCGCTGGTGCGCGAGATCGGCGCGCGCTATAATATTCCGGTTCTCGTAAGTGGAAGTGAAGATGACCGCGACATCGTCGAAGGCGTCGTCGCGCGCGGCGGCGGTTTTTCGATTGCAGGCAAGACGTCCATCGGATCGTTTGGCGCGCTCAGCCGCCGCGCGGCGTTCTTCGCAGGTATAACGACCGGTGCCATGCACGTTGCGGCGGCGTGCGGCTGTCCGACCGCGGGCATCTATCCGTTTCAAACGGATACGCCCGACCGCTGGGCGCCGCTCGGTGCGCGAACGGCGATCGTGCGCGCAAGCTATCCGTGTCCGCCGGGCGAGCGCAAGGAAACGTGTCCGGACTACGCCTGCGTGGCGCACCTGGATGTGTCGCGGATCATTTCAGCGATCGATTCGCTGCTGAACGTGCCGGCATGA
- a CDS encoding glycosyltransferase family A protein, producing MKATIQLCTFNRARVLERVLDACFEQTVSASDYEVVLVNDGSSDDTPATIARAQARATCAFTVVNQPNGGLAKARNAGLARSTGERVILIDDDVLPLPNFVEEHLRSHAAHPKAIVRGAAITVDNLDDLPPPIWSLRDYSGNYFWTTNVSVPLATLRAVGGFNESFAEYGWEDIDVGLRLRFAGVKAVFNRHALVYHYKPRPRPGDVEKMLRQARAQARTAVQLAQLHPHWRTYLATGDNPVQRLLHKWMRGIGAARHFQSRISSVESDRPLTKSDLRAAQRLAAEEYFAELERARQAAR from the coding sequence ATGAAAGCGACGATTCAACTCTGCACCTTCAATCGCGCAAGGGTGCTGGAGCGCGTGCTCGACGCGTGCTTCGAGCAAACTGTTTCAGCGAGCGACTATGAAGTCGTGCTTGTGAACGACGGGTCGAGCGACGATACCCCTGCGACTATCGCTCGCGCGCAGGCTCGCGCCACCTGTGCCTTCACGGTCGTCAACCAACCCAATGGCGGTTTGGCCAAGGCGCGCAATGCAGGGTTGGCGCGGTCGACCGGCGAGCGCGTCATTCTGATCGACGACGACGTGCTGCCGCTGCCGAATTTCGTGGAAGAGCACTTGCGTTCGCATGCGGCGCATCCGAAAGCGATCGTGCGCGGCGCTGCGATAACCGTTGACAACCTCGACGATCTGCCGCCGCCGATTTGGTCGCTGCGCGATTACAGCGGCAATTACTTTTGGACGACCAACGTTTCAGTGCCGCTGGCGACGCTACGCGCCGTCGGCGGTTTCAACGAAAGCTTCGCGGAGTATGGCTGGGAAGATATCGACGTCGGGCTGCGCCTGCGCTTTGCGGGAGTGAAGGCGGTCTTCAATCGCCATGCCTTGGTCTACCATTATAAGCCGCGCCCGCGCCCCGGCGACGTGGAGAAGATGCTCCGTCAGGCGCGCGCGCAAGCGCGTACCGCGGTGCAGCTTGCGCAGCTCCACCCGCACTGGCGCACGTATCTGGCCACCGGTGATAATCCCGTCCAGCGTCTCTTGCATAAATGGATGCGCGGAATCGGCGCCGCGCGCCATTTCCAATCGCGCATAAGCAGCGTTGAAAGCGATCGGCCATTGACCAAGAGCGATCTGCGCGCGGCGCAGCGCCTTGCCGCCGAGGAGTATTTTGCGGAGCTCGAACGCGCGCGGCAGGCCGCGCGATGA
- a CDS encoding glycosyltransferase family 9 protein, with product MSGIVLVRTDRIGDLILSTPAIATVRKSFPRERITMVCSSYNRVVMERNTDVDEIVDLPADIKPDVFGSHFRGRAELAIALAPRTEDLAIVGGTRARVRVGYTYLRRYLLRLTMRRYVNRLMISEADPDLSDLDPDRHVRHEVDQLLDLVALAGANERVESLRLDVNDDDRAAIDFLPTDPIVFHLGKRWFHDGSTLESTLALIRELHRFDLPIVVTYAPDCEPYLDRLTETRAADVLLGGLPFYRWAAVFERARVVITVDTGATHVASAVRRPSLVVFEHKYFHLNSHEWAPYRVPNVLVRKPAREDPESLEHLRNEILDGVAHLLTQTHA from the coding sequence ATGAGCGGCATCGTGCTGGTGCGGACGGATCGCATCGGCGACCTGATCCTCTCTACCCCCGCGATCGCAACCGTGCGCAAGTCGTTTCCGCGCGAACGCATTACCATGGTGTGCAGTTCGTACAACCGGGTTGTCATGGAGCGCAACACCGACGTTGATGAAATCGTTGACTTGCCTGCCGACATCAAACCGGACGTCTTCGGTTCGCACTTTCGCGGTCGCGCCGAGCTGGCCATAGCGCTTGCGCCCCGTACTGAGGACCTTGCGATCGTCGGCGGCACGCGGGCTCGCGTGCGCGTCGGATACACGTACTTGCGCCGGTATCTCTTGCGGCTTACGATGCGCCGTTATGTGAACCGCTTGATGATCTCCGAAGCCGATCCGGATTTGAGCGACCTCGATCCTGACCGTCACGTGCGCCACGAAGTGGATCAACTGCTGGATCTCGTCGCATTGGCGGGTGCGAACGAGCGCGTCGAGAGTCTGCGGCTGGACGTGAACGACGACGACCGCGCGGCGATCGACTTCCTGCCCACCGATCCGATCGTCTTCCATTTGGGCAAGCGCTGGTTTCACGACGGGAGCACGTTGGAGTCCACGTTAGCGCTGATCCGCGAGCTGCACCGGTTCGATCTTCCGATCGTCGTAACGTACGCGCCGGACTGCGAGCCGTATCTCGACAGGCTCACGGAAACGCGCGCGGCGGATGTGCTGCTTGGCGGGTTGCCGTTCTATCGCTGGGCGGCGGTCTTCGAACGAGCCCGCGTCGTCATCACTGTTGACACCGGCGCGACGCACGTCGCCAGCGCGGTGCGCAGGCCGTCACTGGTTGTGTTCGAACACAAATACTTCCACCTGAACTCGCATGAATGGGCGCCGTACCGCGTTCCGAACGTTCTTGTCCGCAAGCCCGCGCGCGAGGATCCGGAATCGCTGGAACACTTGCGCAATGAAATCTTGGACGGAGTCGCACACCTGCTGACGCAAACGCATGCTTGA
- a CDS encoding glycosyltransferase — translation MLDISVVVPTYNRIEELRHVLPTLLAQDLPADRYEVLVCDSNSNDGTAEYMAAMRAQHPNLWHVAGVYSGRAMARNAGIAQARGQVVLFNDSDILASPDLLSQHWRHHEGQRDIAVVGLEVQVKSLGDYADKRDHPEKRGSLHPPGRKRLSWLYFLTGNASARRDDLLRVGCFDESFTGYGHEDLELGYRLQKAGVTILYEPRAVNYHWQDVAHEDQVEKMKLAGRSTVRFYRKHPDFAVMANLGMTPVSLGLHSALTKLPWLLGYFNKRAADSKFARNLIQQYYYVSGIKSAL, via the coding sequence ATGCTTGACATCTCTGTCGTGGTGCCGACCTACAACCGCATCGAGGAGCTGCGCCACGTCTTGCCGACACTGCTCGCCCAGGATCTCCCGGCGGACCGCTATGAAGTGCTCGTCTGCGATTCGAATTCGAATGACGGCACGGCGGAGTACATGGCAGCGATGCGCGCGCAACATCCGAACCTTTGGCATGTCGCCGGCGTGTACTCGGGCCGCGCCATGGCGCGCAATGCCGGCATCGCGCAAGCTCGCGGACAGGTCGTCCTCTTCAACGACTCCGACATCCTGGCGTCGCCCGACTTGCTCTCGCAGCACTGGCGGCATCACGAAGGACAGCGCGACATCGCGGTCGTCGGCCTGGAAGTGCAGGTAAAGTCGCTCGGAGACTACGCCGACAAACGCGATCATCCCGAGAAGCGCGGCTCGCTTCATCCGCCCGGGCGCAAGCGCCTGAGCTGGCTGTACTTTCTGACCGGAAACGCATCGGCGCGGCGCGACGATCTCTTGCGCGTCGGCTGTTTCGACGAATCCTTTACGGGATACGGCCACGAGGATTTGGAACTGGGATACCGCTTGCAGAAGGCGGGCGTCACGATTCTTTACGAACCGCGCGCCGTGAACTATCACTGGCAAGACGTTGCCCACGAGGATCAGGTTGAGAAGATGAAATTGGCCGGCCGGTCGACGGTGCGCTTTTACCGCAAACATCCGGACTTTGCCGTAATGGCCAACCTCGGCATGACGCCCGTGTCGCTGGGCCTGCACTCGGCGCTGACCAAACTGCCGTGGCTGCTCGGGTATTTCAACAAGCGCGCGGCCGATTCGAAATTTGCGCGCAACCTGATCCAGCAGTATTATTACGTTTCCGGAATCAAGAGCGCATTATGA
- the aspS gene encoding aspartate--tRNA ligase, translating into MKYSCGALRATDEGKNVELAGWVNVRRDHGGLIFLDLRDRDGLTQVVFDPERPSFKEAERLRHEDVVRVRGAVRRRPTGTENSKLPTGEIEVAVEELEVLNRSLVPPFQVNKDDDVDENLRLQYRYLDLRRAPLQRNLTVRHRIIKAMRDFFDERGFLEIETPMLIKSTPEGARDYLVPSRLHPGSFYALPQSPQLLKQILMIAGFGRYMQIARCMRDEDSRADRQPEFTQLDVELSFCTQEEVIEIMESCMRHVWKRALDIELPPFPRLTHEQAIQTYGIDKPDLRFGLELQRVDDVFAATEFVVFKSVLDAKGAIVALRYPGGAGLSRREFDGLVENAKQNGAKGMVWVALGADGNKSSASKFIDDAAISQLRERTKSETGDAILLFADAGDAAFLAAGKMRNEVAERGGLRDPNTFAFAWITDFPLFEVDEATGKPGPAHHPFTAPNDGQWPLLESDPLRMRAQHYDLVLNGFELGSGSIRIHKAEYQRKIFAMLGLSAEQVEDRFGFFLRALDYGAPPHGGMALGIDRIVMIAVGDANIRDVIAFPKNQLARDVMMEAPSSVPDQLLRDLSLRVNPPKT; encoded by the coding sequence ATGAAGTACTCCTGCGGCGCGTTGCGCGCGACCGACGAAGGCAAGAACGTCGAATTGGCCGGCTGGGTCAACGTGCGCCGCGATCACGGCGGGCTGATCTTCCTAGACCTGCGCGATCGCGACGGCTTAACGCAAGTCGTCTTCGATCCCGAGCGCCCGAGCTTCAAGGAAGCGGAGCGTTTGCGCCACGAGGACGTGGTGCGCGTGCGCGGCGCCGTTCGCCGCCGCCCGACCGGTACGGAGAATTCGAAGCTGCCGACCGGCGAGATCGAGGTGGCAGTCGAGGAGTTGGAAGTCCTCAACCGTTCGCTGGTGCCGCCGTTCCAGGTGAACAAAGACGACGACGTGGACGAAAATCTGCGTCTGCAGTACCGCTATTTGGATCTGCGGCGCGCGCCGCTGCAGCGCAACCTCACAGTGCGCCACCGCATCATCAAAGCGATGCGCGACTTTTTCGACGAGCGCGGCTTTCTCGAGATCGAAACGCCGATGCTAATCAAGTCCACGCCCGAGGGAGCGCGCGACTATCTCGTTCCCAGCCGCCTGCATCCGGGTTCGTTCTACGCACTGCCGCAGTCGCCACAATTGCTGAAGCAAATTTTGATGATTGCGGGCTTCGGGCGCTACATGCAGATCGCGCGCTGCATGCGCGATGAAGACTCGAGAGCCGATCGCCAGCCCGAGTTCACGCAGCTGGACGTCGAGCTTTCGTTCTGCACGCAAGAAGAAGTGATCGAGATCATGGAGTCGTGCATGCGCCACGTGTGGAAGCGCGCGCTCGACATCGAATTGCCGCCATTCCCCCGGCTGACGCACGAACAGGCGATCCAAACGTACGGCATCGACAAACCCGACTTGCGCTTCGGCCTCGAGCTGCAGCGCGTGGACGACGTCTTTGCGGCAACGGAGTTCGTGGTTTTCAAATCCGTACTGGATGCGAAGGGTGCGATCGTCGCGTTGCGCTATCCCGGCGGGGCGGGCTTGTCGCGTCGCGAGTTCGACGGTCTGGTCGAGAACGCGAAGCAAAATGGCGCCAAGGGAATGGTTTGGGTTGCACTGGGGGCCGACGGCAACAAGAGCTCCGCCTCAAAGTTCATCGACGACGCAGCGATTTCGCAGCTGCGCGAACGCACGAAATCCGAAACCGGCGACGCGATTCTCTTGTTCGCCGATGCCGGGGATGCCGCGTTCCTCGCGGCCGGTAAAATGCGGAACGAAGTCGCGGAGCGCGGCGGTCTGAGAGATCCGAACACGTTCGCCTTTGCCTGGATCACGGACTTCCCGCTCTTCGAAGTAGACGAAGCGACCGGCAAACCGGGGCCCGCGCACCATCCGTTCACGGCGCCGAACGATGGCCAATGGCCGCTCCTAGAGTCGGATCCGTTGCGCATGCGCGCGCAGCATTACGATCTTGTGCTCAACGGATTCGAGTTGGGCAGCGGATCGATTCGTATTCACAAGGCGGAGTACCAGCGCAAGATTTTTGCGATGCTCGGCTTGAGCGCGGAACAAGTCGAGGACCGGTTTGGATTTTTTCTACGTGCGCTCGACTATGGGGCGCCGCCCCACGGAGGCATGGCGCTCGGGATCGATCGCATCGTGATGATCGCCGTCGGCGACGCCAATATCCGCGACGTCATCGCGTTTCCCAAGAACCAACTCGCGCGCGACGTGATGATGGAGGCGCCGTCATCGGTGCCCGATCAGTTGCTGCGTGATCTATCGCTACGCGTGAACCCGCCGAAAACTTAA
- a CDS encoding MFS transporter, whose amino-acid sequence MKRSIFSSRSFRLFYIGQTVSLLGDGFRLLAIPLLVYKLTHSALSTGLSYFFELAPFALFGLVAGSLADRLNRRSLMLGSNAVRFSVMIAFAVLYALRILTVQEIYAGLVIVALAAAVFVGCQTSSIPFLLGKERGTEAVAALGGAENFANLVTPMIGGALFAIFGALPALLITAFGYLCGTAFLWQVPSFGPDQKSARPSRRELTGDIATGFRLLFGDRGMRAQAFVGLGANMLGFGAYAVLVPFLKRDFGAHDYEVGIFFGISAAGAILGSLAATKFASRWKFGPALTIAYLLDATLFLPVIFTLNLWIAGFFWAVTNAIVQFEVSQIIGFRLRVTPEAYVGRVFGAVRLFVLCGIGPAVIIFGYVADHAGPRTAMAISALGYLAVAVVAAISPAIRSETR is encoded by the coding sequence ATGAAGCGCAGCATCTTTTCGTCTCGAAGTTTTCGACTATTCTACATCGGTCAAACCGTGAGTTTGCTCGGTGACGGATTCCGTTTGCTTGCAATTCCGCTGCTGGTGTACAAACTCACGCACTCGGCGCTCTCGACGGGGTTGTCATACTTCTTTGAGCTTGCGCCGTTCGCGCTCTTCGGTCTGGTGGCCGGCTCGCTGGCCGACCGGCTGAACCGCCGCAGTTTGATGCTGGGTTCCAATGCGGTGCGGTTCAGCGTCATGATCGCGTTCGCAGTGCTCTATGCCCTGCGCATACTCACGGTTCAAGAGATCTATGCCGGTCTCGTCATCGTCGCATTGGCGGCGGCAGTCTTTGTCGGCTGCCAGACGTCGAGCATTCCGTTCCTGCTCGGAAAGGAACGCGGCACGGAAGCCGTCGCGGCGTTAGGCGGCGCTGAGAATTTCGCAAACCTGGTTACGCCGATGATCGGAGGTGCGCTGTTTGCAATCTTCGGTGCACTGCCGGCGCTGCTGATAACGGCATTTGGATATCTCTGCGGCACGGCTTTTCTTTGGCAGGTTCCATCGTTCGGACCGGATCAGAAGTCAGCGCGGCCGTCGCGCCGCGAGCTCACCGGCGATATCGCAACGGGATTCCGTCTACTCTTCGGCGACCGGGGAATGCGCGCTCAAGCCTTTGTCGGTCTCGGCGCCAACATGCTGGGTTTCGGCGCCTACGCAGTGTTGGTGCCGTTTCTCAAACGAGATTTCGGCGCGCACGACTACGAAGTCGGCATCTTCTTTGGTATTTCGGCTGCCGGCGCGATCCTTGGCTCGCTTGCAGCCACCAAATTCGCTTCGCGGTGGAAGTTCGGACCGGCACTCACGATTGCATACCTCCTCGACGCGACGCTCTTTTTGCCGGTAATCTTTACGCTAAATCTCTGGATCGCCGGTTTCTTTTGGGCGGTGACCAATGCGATCGTGCAATTTGAAGTCTCGCAGATCATCGGGTTCCGGTTGCGTGTAACGCCCGAAGCGTACGTCGGGCGCGTATTCGGCGCGGTACGTCTGTTCGTGCTGTGCGGGATCGGTCCGGCGGTGATCATCTTCGGCTATGTCGCGGATCACGCCGGCCCGCGCACTGCCATGGCCATCTCCGCGCTAGGGTATCTCGCCGTCGCTGTCGTCGCGGCCATCTCGCCGGCTATTCGCTCTGAGACGCGGTAA